The Glycine max cultivar Williams 82 chromosome 12, Glycine_max_v4.0, whole genome shotgun sequence genome window below encodes:
- the LOC100788476 gene encoding syndetin isoform X1 translates to MQPNLFPFGSVLGNPFIFNGDGDLSEGGGGIESSRVFFLLPFFLLSQGGAMDLSKVGEKILSSVRSARSLGLLPPVSDRPEVPARAAAAAAVARALAGLPPHQRYSLSSSSEELSSIYGSIPQGQVVEELEDEFYEEDFDPIRHVLEHVPVEENELTYFEKQAALRLAQLDRVAERLSRHVMEHHEVMVKGMNLVRELEKDLRIANVICMNGRRHLTSSMNEVSRDLIVNSYSKKKQALLDMLPTLTELRRALDMQSTLESLVEEGNYWKAFQVLSEYLQLLDSLSELSAIQEMSRGVEVWLGRTLQKLDALLLGVCQEFKEDGYITVIDAYALIGDTAGLAEKIQSFFMQEVISETHSVLKAIVHEDEEGLSQNSWLTYSDLCLRIPDSKFRQCLLRTLAVLFDLMCSYHEIMDFQLERKDSAAQTSNKCNEEISCSPGEPQEVDSDVRACNNSMSSSGDVIHGSSSREESATVSSLTETSGSPYSDSHDTIKEAGKEDSATSSIESPWYHLRKEATTFVSQTLQRGRRNLWHLTASRVSVLLSSATAYTASIHQFLKNYEDLSIFILTGEAFCGIEAVEFRQKLKVVCENYFIAFHRQNMHALKMVLEKETWLKLPPDTVQMISFAGLIGDGAPLISLSSGKSTNVSAVHSTKSVNVVHTGARKNGFSHWIKSGNPFQQKLPTSNEGRGYSQPNGSVCGEFDGSSTNNFHDDKTPRKNDFNQMNGANSVSEDENEDLLADFIDEDSQLPSRSSQPHHSRTLSSHGNDEENTTQTGSSLCLLKSMDKYARLMQKLEVVNVEFFKGVCQLFGIFFYFIYETFGQQNGQQNTSSTGKSTTSSLNYRLRTALSRVNQDCEEWIKSQSSSPTSLGSPFVHTELTPTHPPNTNFGHSSGTSLGLKERCVAVDTISLVARILNRSKAHLQSMLLQSNSTILEDFYVHLVDAVPDLTEHVHRTTVRLLLHINGYVERVANCKWEVKELGMEHNGYVDLLLGEFKHYKTRLAHGGIRKEVQDLLLDYGLEIVAETLVEGLSRVKRCSDEGRALMSLDLQVLINGLQHFVALNVKPKLQMVETFIKAYYLPETEYVHWARAHPEYSKSQIVGLVNLVATMKGWKRKTRLDILEKIE, encoded by the exons ATGCAGCCAAATTTGTTTCCCTTTGGAAGCGTGCTGGGGAATCCTTTCATTTTCAATGGCGACGGCGATTTGAGCGAGGGAGGAGGAGGGATCGAGAGCTCTAGGGTTTTCTTCTTGCTCCCGTTCTTCTTGCTCTCCCAGGGCGGAGCAATGGATTTGTCCAAGGTCGGCGAAAAAATCTTGAGCTCCGTTAGGTCCGCCAGATCTCTCGGATTGCTCCCTCCCGTTTCTGATCGCCCCGAG GTTCCAGCTCGAGCTGCTGCTGCAGCTGCTGTAGCTCGTGCTCTTGCAGGGTTACCTCCTCATCAGAGATACAGTCTTTCTTCAAGTTCAGAAGAACTAAGTTCAATATATGGAAGCATACCTCAAGGCCAAGTAGTGGAGGAGCTGGAGGATGAATTCTATGAAGAG GACTTTGATCCAATTAGGCATGTTTTAGAGCACGTTCCAGTTGAAGAAAATGAGCtgacatattttgaaaaacag GCTGCCCTTAGATTGGCACAACTGGATAGAGTAGCTGAGCGTTTATCTCGCCATGTTATGGAGCATCATGAAGTAATGG TGAAGGGGATGAATTTGGTCAGAGAATTGGAAAAAGACTTAAGAATTGCAAATGTCATCTGTATG AATGGAAGAAGACACTTGACATCATCTATGAATGAGGTTTCAAGGGATCTGATTGTGAATTCTTATTCTAAAAAGAAACAAGCTCTTCTG GACATGCTTCCAACCTTGACTGAACTTCGACGTGCTTTGGACATGCAATCAACACTTGAATCCCTTGTAGAAGAAGGGAATTACTGGAAG GCATTTCAAGTCCTATCTGAGTATTTGCAACTCTTGGATAGTTTGTCAGAGCTTTCAGCAATACAAGAAATGAGTCGTGGTGTGGAG GTTTGGCTGGGAAGAACTTTACAGAAGCTGGATGCTCTTTTATTGGGAGTATGCCAAGAATTCAAGGAAGATGGCTATATAACA GTAATTGATGCATATGCATTAATAGGGGATACTGCCGGTCTTGCTGAAAAGATACAGAGTTTCTTCATGCAAGAAGTTATATCAGAAACACACTCTGTATTAAAGGCTATTGTGCATGAG GATGAGGAGGGACTTTCGCAAAATAGTTG GCTCACTTACAGTGATTTATGCCTTCGAATACCTGATTCAAAGTTCAGGCAATGCTTATTACGAACATTGGCTGTTTTATTTGACCTTATGTgttcataccatgaaattatggatTTCCAGCTAGAAAGAAAG GACTCAGCAGCACAAACTTCAAATAAGTGCAATGAAGAAATTTCTTGTAGTCCAGGTGAGCCTCAGGAAGTTGATTCAGATGTAAGAGCCTGCAACAATTCTATGTCCAGTTCCGGAGATGTAATACATGGCTCATCTTCTAGGGAGGAATCTGCAACAGTGAGCTCACTGACTGAAACTAGTGGTTCACCATATAGTGATTCTCATGATACAATTAAGGAGGCTGGAAAGGAGGACAGTGCAACATCAAGCATTGAGTCCCCTTGGTACCATCTTCGCAAAGAAGCTACAACATTTGTTTCACAGACCCTTCAAAGAGGACGCAGGAATCTGTGGCATCTCACTGCAAGTCGTGTGTCAGTATTGCTTTCTTCTGCTACAGCCTATACTGCTAGCATTCATCAATTCTTGAAAAATTATGAAGATCTCAGCATCTTTATTTTGACTGGGGAAGCCTTTTGTGGAATTGAAGCAGTTGAATTTAGGCAGAAGTTAAAGGTTGTTTGTGAAAACTATTTCATAGCTTTTCATcgacaaaatatgcat gCTCTAAAAATGGTTTTGGAGAAAGAGACTTGGCTAAAATTACCTCCAGATACAGTACAAATGATCAGTTTTGCAGGTCTTATTGGTGATGGAGCACCGTTGATTTCTTTATCCAGTGGTAAATCAACTAATGTCAGTGCAGTCCATTCCACTAAATCGGTCAATGTGGTTCACACTGGTGCAAGGAAGAATGGGTTTTCTCACTGGATTAAAAGTGGAAACCCTTTCCAGCAAAAATTACCAACCTCCAATGAAGGTCGTGGTTACTCACAACCTAATGGATCAGTTTGTGGTGAATTTGACGGAAGTTCAACCAATAATTTTCATGATGATAAAACACCCAGAAAGAATGATTTCAATCAAATGAATGGTGCCAATTCTGTTTCAGAAGATGAAAATGAGGATCTTCTTGCTGACTTTATTGATGAAGACAGTCAACTACCAAGTCGAAGTTCTCAACCCCATCATTCAAGAACTCTCTCTTCACATGGAAATGACGAAGAGAATACAACTCAAACTGGATCTTCTCTTTGTCTTTTAAA GTCTATGGATAAATATGCAAGGCTTATGCAGAAATTGGAAGTGGTAAATGTTGAGTTCTTCAAG GGAGTATGCCAATTGTTtggaatttttttctattttatatatgaaacaTTTGGTCAGCAAAACGGTCAGCAAAACACTAGTTCAACTGGAAAAAGCACAACTAGCTCTCTTAATT ATCGCTTGAGAACAGCTTTATCCAGAGTAAATCAAGATTGTGAAGAGTGGATTAAGTCTCAATCGTCTTCACCAACATCTTTGGGTTCACCATTTGTACATACTGAGTTGACACCTACACACCCTCCCAATACAAATTTTGGTCACTCCTCAGGGACTTCTTTGGGTCTCAAG GAAAGATGTGTGGCTGTTGACACTATATCTCTTGTTGCTCGAATACTGAATAGATCTAAAGCTCATCTCCAATCAATGCTCTTGCAAAGTAATTCAACTATACTCGAGGATTTCTATGTTCATCTG GTGGATGCTGTACCAGATCTTACAGAACATGTTCATCGGACTACAGTGAGACTACTGTTGCACATTAATGG ATATGTTGAACGTGTTGCCAATTGTAAATGGGAAGTAAAAGAGCTCGGCATGGAGCATAACGG ATATGTTGATTTGTTGCTGGGGGAGTTTAAGCACTATAAAACACGACTTGCTCATGGAGGAATTCGTAAAGAG GTTCAAGACCTATTATTGGATTATGGGCTTGAAATTGTGGCTGAAACTCTTGTTGAAGGACTTTCACGGGTGAAGAGATGTAGTGATGAAGGACGAGCCCTTATGTCATTAGATCTGCAG GTTTTGATCAATGGGTTACAGCATTTTGTGGCGCTGAATGTGAAGCCCAAGCTACAAATGGTTGAAACTTTCATCAAG GCTTACTACCTTCCCGAGACAGAATATGTGCACTGGGCACGAGCACACCCG GAATACAGTAAAAGCCAGATTGTTGGACTGGTCAACCTTGTTGCCACTATGAAAGGTTGGAAGAGGAAAACCAGGTTGGACATACTGGAAAAAATTGAATGA
- the LOC100788476 gene encoding syndetin isoform X3, with protein sequence MNLVRELEKDLRIANVICMNGRRHLTSSMNEVSRDLIVNSYSKKKQALLDMLPTLTELRRALDMQSTLESLVEEGNYWKAFQVLSEYLQLLDSLSELSAIQEMSRGVEVWLGRTLQKLDALLLGVCQEFKEDGYITVIDAYALIGDTAGLAEKIQSFFMQEVISETHSVLKAIVHEDEEGLSQNSWLTYSDLCLRIPDSKFRQCLLRTLAVLFDLMCSYHEIMDFQLERKDSAAQTSNKCNEEISCSPGEPQEVDSDVRACNNSMSSSGDVIHGSSSREESATVSSLTETSGSPYSDSHDTIKEAGKEDSATSSIESPWYHLRKEATTFVSQTLQRGRRNLWHLTASRVSVLLSSATAYTASIHQFLKNYEDLSIFILTGEAFCGIEAVEFRQKLKVVCENYFIAFHRQNMHALKMVLEKETWLKLPPDTVQMISFAGLIGDGAPLISLSSGKSTNVSAVHSTKSVNVVHTGARKNGFSHWIKSGNPFQQKLPTSNEGRGYSQPNGSVCGEFDGSSTNNFHDDKTPRKNDFNQMNGANSVSEDENEDLLADFIDEDSQLPSRSSQPHHSRTLSSHGNDEENTTQTGSSLCLLKSMDKYARLMQKLEVVNVEFFKGVCQLFGIFFYFIYETFGQQNGQQNTSSTGKSTTSSLNYRLRTALSRVNQDCEEWIKSQSSSPTSLGSPFVHTELTPTHPPNTNFGHSSGTSLGLKERCVAVDTISLVARILNRSKAHLQSMLLQSNSTILEDFYVHLVDAVPDLTEHVHRTTVRLLLHINGYVERVANCKWEVKELGMEHNGYVDLLLGEFKHYKTRLAHGGIRKEVQDLLLDYGLEIVAETLVEGLSRVKRCSDEGRALMSLDLQVLINGLQHFVALNVKPKLQMVETFIKAYYLPETEYVHWARAHPEYSKSQIVGLVNLVATMKGWKRKTRLDILEKIE encoded by the exons ATGAATTTGGTCAGAGAATTGGAAAAAGACTTAAGAATTGCAAATGTCATCTGTATG AATGGAAGAAGACACTTGACATCATCTATGAATGAGGTTTCAAGGGATCTGATTGTGAATTCTTATTCTAAAAAGAAACAAGCTCTTCTG GACATGCTTCCAACCTTGACTGAACTTCGACGTGCTTTGGACATGCAATCAACACTTGAATCCCTTGTAGAAGAAGGGAATTACTGGAAG GCATTTCAAGTCCTATCTGAGTATTTGCAACTCTTGGATAGTTTGTCAGAGCTTTCAGCAATACAAGAAATGAGTCGTGGTGTGGAG GTTTGGCTGGGAAGAACTTTACAGAAGCTGGATGCTCTTTTATTGGGAGTATGCCAAGAATTCAAGGAAGATGGCTATATAACA GTAATTGATGCATATGCATTAATAGGGGATACTGCCGGTCTTGCTGAAAAGATACAGAGTTTCTTCATGCAAGAAGTTATATCAGAAACACACTCTGTATTAAAGGCTATTGTGCATGAG GATGAGGAGGGACTTTCGCAAAATAGTTG GCTCACTTACAGTGATTTATGCCTTCGAATACCTGATTCAAAGTTCAGGCAATGCTTATTACGAACATTGGCTGTTTTATTTGACCTTATGTgttcataccatgaaattatggatTTCCAGCTAGAAAGAAAG GACTCAGCAGCACAAACTTCAAATAAGTGCAATGAAGAAATTTCTTGTAGTCCAGGTGAGCCTCAGGAAGTTGATTCAGATGTAAGAGCCTGCAACAATTCTATGTCCAGTTCCGGAGATGTAATACATGGCTCATCTTCTAGGGAGGAATCTGCAACAGTGAGCTCACTGACTGAAACTAGTGGTTCACCATATAGTGATTCTCATGATACAATTAAGGAGGCTGGAAAGGAGGACAGTGCAACATCAAGCATTGAGTCCCCTTGGTACCATCTTCGCAAAGAAGCTACAACATTTGTTTCACAGACCCTTCAAAGAGGACGCAGGAATCTGTGGCATCTCACTGCAAGTCGTGTGTCAGTATTGCTTTCTTCTGCTACAGCCTATACTGCTAGCATTCATCAATTCTTGAAAAATTATGAAGATCTCAGCATCTTTATTTTGACTGGGGAAGCCTTTTGTGGAATTGAAGCAGTTGAATTTAGGCAGAAGTTAAAGGTTGTTTGTGAAAACTATTTCATAGCTTTTCATcgacaaaatatgcat gCTCTAAAAATGGTTTTGGAGAAAGAGACTTGGCTAAAATTACCTCCAGATACAGTACAAATGATCAGTTTTGCAGGTCTTATTGGTGATGGAGCACCGTTGATTTCTTTATCCAGTGGTAAATCAACTAATGTCAGTGCAGTCCATTCCACTAAATCGGTCAATGTGGTTCACACTGGTGCAAGGAAGAATGGGTTTTCTCACTGGATTAAAAGTGGAAACCCTTTCCAGCAAAAATTACCAACCTCCAATGAAGGTCGTGGTTACTCACAACCTAATGGATCAGTTTGTGGTGAATTTGACGGAAGTTCAACCAATAATTTTCATGATGATAAAACACCCAGAAAGAATGATTTCAATCAAATGAATGGTGCCAATTCTGTTTCAGAAGATGAAAATGAGGATCTTCTTGCTGACTTTATTGATGAAGACAGTCAACTACCAAGTCGAAGTTCTCAACCCCATCATTCAAGAACTCTCTCTTCACATGGAAATGACGAAGAGAATACAACTCAAACTGGATCTTCTCTTTGTCTTTTAAA GTCTATGGATAAATATGCAAGGCTTATGCAGAAATTGGAAGTGGTAAATGTTGAGTTCTTCAAG GGAGTATGCCAATTGTTtggaatttttttctattttatatatgaaacaTTTGGTCAGCAAAACGGTCAGCAAAACACTAGTTCAACTGGAAAAAGCACAACTAGCTCTCTTAATT ATCGCTTGAGAACAGCTTTATCCAGAGTAAATCAAGATTGTGAAGAGTGGATTAAGTCTCAATCGTCTTCACCAACATCTTTGGGTTCACCATTTGTACATACTGAGTTGACACCTACACACCCTCCCAATACAAATTTTGGTCACTCCTCAGGGACTTCTTTGGGTCTCAAG GAAAGATGTGTGGCTGTTGACACTATATCTCTTGTTGCTCGAATACTGAATAGATCTAAAGCTCATCTCCAATCAATGCTCTTGCAAAGTAATTCAACTATACTCGAGGATTTCTATGTTCATCTG GTGGATGCTGTACCAGATCTTACAGAACATGTTCATCGGACTACAGTGAGACTACTGTTGCACATTAATGG ATATGTTGAACGTGTTGCCAATTGTAAATGGGAAGTAAAAGAGCTCGGCATGGAGCATAACGG ATATGTTGATTTGTTGCTGGGGGAGTTTAAGCACTATAAAACACGACTTGCTCATGGAGGAATTCGTAAAGAG GTTCAAGACCTATTATTGGATTATGGGCTTGAAATTGTGGCTGAAACTCTTGTTGAAGGACTTTCACGGGTGAAGAGATGTAGTGATGAAGGACGAGCCCTTATGTCATTAGATCTGCAG GTTTTGATCAATGGGTTACAGCATTTTGTGGCGCTGAATGTGAAGCCCAAGCTACAAATGGTTGAAACTTTCATCAAG GCTTACTACCTTCCCGAGACAGAATATGTGCACTGGGCACGAGCACACCCG GAATACAGTAAAAGCCAGATTGTTGGACTGGTCAACCTTGTTGCCACTATGAAAGGTTGGAAGAGGAAAACCAGGTTGGACATACTGGAAAAAATTGAATGA
- the LOC100788476 gene encoding syndetin isoform X2 → MEHHEVMVKGMNLVRELEKDLRIANVICMNGRRHLTSSMNEVSRDLIVNSYSKKKQALLDMLPTLTELRRALDMQSTLESLVEEGNYWKAFQVLSEYLQLLDSLSELSAIQEMSRGVEVWLGRTLQKLDALLLGVCQEFKEDGYITVIDAYALIGDTAGLAEKIQSFFMQEVISETHSVLKAIVHEDEEGLSQNSWLTYSDLCLRIPDSKFRQCLLRTLAVLFDLMCSYHEIMDFQLERKDSAAQTSNKCNEEISCSPGEPQEVDSDVRACNNSMSSSGDVIHGSSSREESATVSSLTETSGSPYSDSHDTIKEAGKEDSATSSIESPWYHLRKEATTFVSQTLQRGRRNLWHLTASRVSVLLSSATAYTASIHQFLKNYEDLSIFILTGEAFCGIEAVEFRQKLKVVCENYFIAFHRQNMHALKMVLEKETWLKLPPDTVQMISFAGLIGDGAPLISLSSGKSTNVSAVHSTKSVNVVHTGARKNGFSHWIKSGNPFQQKLPTSNEGRGYSQPNGSVCGEFDGSSTNNFHDDKTPRKNDFNQMNGANSVSEDENEDLLADFIDEDSQLPSRSSQPHHSRTLSSHGNDEENTTQTGSSLCLLKSMDKYARLMQKLEVVNVEFFKGVCQLFGIFFYFIYETFGQQNGQQNTSSTGKSTTSSLNYRLRTALSRVNQDCEEWIKSQSSSPTSLGSPFVHTELTPTHPPNTNFGHSSGTSLGLKERCVAVDTISLVARILNRSKAHLQSMLLQSNSTILEDFYVHLVDAVPDLTEHVHRTTVRLLLHINGYVERVANCKWEVKELGMEHNGYVDLLLGEFKHYKTRLAHGGIRKEVQDLLLDYGLEIVAETLVEGLSRVKRCSDEGRALMSLDLQVLINGLQHFVALNVKPKLQMVETFIKAYYLPETEYVHWARAHPEYSKSQIVGLVNLVATMKGWKRKTRLDILEKIE, encoded by the exons ATGGAGCATCATGAAGTAATGG TGAAGGGGATGAATTTGGTCAGAGAATTGGAAAAAGACTTAAGAATTGCAAATGTCATCTGTATG AATGGAAGAAGACACTTGACATCATCTATGAATGAGGTTTCAAGGGATCTGATTGTGAATTCTTATTCTAAAAAGAAACAAGCTCTTCTG GACATGCTTCCAACCTTGACTGAACTTCGACGTGCTTTGGACATGCAATCAACACTTGAATCCCTTGTAGAAGAAGGGAATTACTGGAAG GCATTTCAAGTCCTATCTGAGTATTTGCAACTCTTGGATAGTTTGTCAGAGCTTTCAGCAATACAAGAAATGAGTCGTGGTGTGGAG GTTTGGCTGGGAAGAACTTTACAGAAGCTGGATGCTCTTTTATTGGGAGTATGCCAAGAATTCAAGGAAGATGGCTATATAACA GTAATTGATGCATATGCATTAATAGGGGATACTGCCGGTCTTGCTGAAAAGATACAGAGTTTCTTCATGCAAGAAGTTATATCAGAAACACACTCTGTATTAAAGGCTATTGTGCATGAG GATGAGGAGGGACTTTCGCAAAATAGTTG GCTCACTTACAGTGATTTATGCCTTCGAATACCTGATTCAAAGTTCAGGCAATGCTTATTACGAACATTGGCTGTTTTATTTGACCTTATGTgttcataccatgaaattatggatTTCCAGCTAGAAAGAAAG GACTCAGCAGCACAAACTTCAAATAAGTGCAATGAAGAAATTTCTTGTAGTCCAGGTGAGCCTCAGGAAGTTGATTCAGATGTAAGAGCCTGCAACAATTCTATGTCCAGTTCCGGAGATGTAATACATGGCTCATCTTCTAGGGAGGAATCTGCAACAGTGAGCTCACTGACTGAAACTAGTGGTTCACCATATAGTGATTCTCATGATACAATTAAGGAGGCTGGAAAGGAGGACAGTGCAACATCAAGCATTGAGTCCCCTTGGTACCATCTTCGCAAAGAAGCTACAACATTTGTTTCACAGACCCTTCAAAGAGGACGCAGGAATCTGTGGCATCTCACTGCAAGTCGTGTGTCAGTATTGCTTTCTTCTGCTACAGCCTATACTGCTAGCATTCATCAATTCTTGAAAAATTATGAAGATCTCAGCATCTTTATTTTGACTGGGGAAGCCTTTTGTGGAATTGAAGCAGTTGAATTTAGGCAGAAGTTAAAGGTTGTTTGTGAAAACTATTTCATAGCTTTTCATcgacaaaatatgcat gCTCTAAAAATGGTTTTGGAGAAAGAGACTTGGCTAAAATTACCTCCAGATACAGTACAAATGATCAGTTTTGCAGGTCTTATTGGTGATGGAGCACCGTTGATTTCTTTATCCAGTGGTAAATCAACTAATGTCAGTGCAGTCCATTCCACTAAATCGGTCAATGTGGTTCACACTGGTGCAAGGAAGAATGGGTTTTCTCACTGGATTAAAAGTGGAAACCCTTTCCAGCAAAAATTACCAACCTCCAATGAAGGTCGTGGTTACTCACAACCTAATGGATCAGTTTGTGGTGAATTTGACGGAAGTTCAACCAATAATTTTCATGATGATAAAACACCCAGAAAGAATGATTTCAATCAAATGAATGGTGCCAATTCTGTTTCAGAAGATGAAAATGAGGATCTTCTTGCTGACTTTATTGATGAAGACAGTCAACTACCAAGTCGAAGTTCTCAACCCCATCATTCAAGAACTCTCTCTTCACATGGAAATGACGAAGAGAATACAACTCAAACTGGATCTTCTCTTTGTCTTTTAAA GTCTATGGATAAATATGCAAGGCTTATGCAGAAATTGGAAGTGGTAAATGTTGAGTTCTTCAAG GGAGTATGCCAATTGTTtggaatttttttctattttatatatgaaacaTTTGGTCAGCAAAACGGTCAGCAAAACACTAGTTCAACTGGAAAAAGCACAACTAGCTCTCTTAATT ATCGCTTGAGAACAGCTTTATCCAGAGTAAATCAAGATTGTGAAGAGTGGATTAAGTCTCAATCGTCTTCACCAACATCTTTGGGTTCACCATTTGTACATACTGAGTTGACACCTACACACCCTCCCAATACAAATTTTGGTCACTCCTCAGGGACTTCTTTGGGTCTCAAG GAAAGATGTGTGGCTGTTGACACTATATCTCTTGTTGCTCGAATACTGAATAGATCTAAAGCTCATCTCCAATCAATGCTCTTGCAAAGTAATTCAACTATACTCGAGGATTTCTATGTTCATCTG GTGGATGCTGTACCAGATCTTACAGAACATGTTCATCGGACTACAGTGAGACTACTGTTGCACATTAATGG ATATGTTGAACGTGTTGCCAATTGTAAATGGGAAGTAAAAGAGCTCGGCATGGAGCATAACGG ATATGTTGATTTGTTGCTGGGGGAGTTTAAGCACTATAAAACACGACTTGCTCATGGAGGAATTCGTAAAGAG GTTCAAGACCTATTATTGGATTATGGGCTTGAAATTGTGGCTGAAACTCTTGTTGAAGGACTTTCACGGGTGAAGAGATGTAGTGATGAAGGACGAGCCCTTATGTCATTAGATCTGCAG GTTTTGATCAATGGGTTACAGCATTTTGTGGCGCTGAATGTGAAGCCCAAGCTACAAATGGTTGAAACTTTCATCAAG GCTTACTACCTTCCCGAGACAGAATATGTGCACTGGGCACGAGCACACCCG GAATACAGTAAAAGCCAGATTGTTGGACTGGTCAACCTTGTTGCCACTATGAAAGGTTGGAAGAGGAAAACCAGGTTGGACATACTGGAAAAAATTGAATGA